From the genome of Biomphalaria glabrata chromosome 1, xgBioGlab47.1, whole genome shotgun sequence, one region includes:
- the LOC106072611 gene encoding xaa-Pro aminopeptidase 1-like isoform X2 — MSNPQSEEMNRSSVLNKLRALMHNPAHVSQPLHAYIIPTGDAHQSEYVADCDKRREFISGFTGSSGTAIVTLNHAALWTDGRYYLQAEQQLSADWTLMKQGLPDTLTESKWLNKVLPVGGRIGCDPKLLSVDKWKPLRKELKSFGHELISVEDNLVDFIWESRPDPPNSELIVLSDEETGSSWQNKIKLVREKMSEENASALVVSALDELAWLFNMRGADVRFNPVFFAFAVVATDSVHLFINPQKLSPQIRSHLKGVQLHHYEDIYKFLANLVDEQTSSKIWINGNSSFAIYSQLPKFQVLLSPSPIALLKSVKSKAEMAGMERAQIKDGVAMCEFFVWLEKEFAKGTVTEISAADKAEQFRSEQEDFVSLSFDTISSVGPHAAIIHYKPVPDTDCTVTNDQIYLIDSGAQYRDGTTDTTRTIHLGSPSKHEQECFTRVLKGHINLCTAIFPNGIKGHMLDTLARQYLWEVGLDYRHGTGHGVGAFLNVHEGPCGISFRISLTEANLEENMVLSDEPGYYEDGKFGIRIENCVKVVKAETKHNFGGKGYLSFEPITLVPIQTKMIDASLLTEKEIEWLNDYHTKVRNLVGEELKNQGKLEVYKWLCQATQPLG, encoded by the exons AT GAGTAACCCTCAGTCGGAAGAAATGAATCGAAGTAGTGTTCTGAATAAACTTCGTGCTTTGATGCACAACCCAGCTCATGTCAGCCAACCATTACATGCATATATAATACCTACTGGAGATGCACACCAG AGTGAGTATGTTGCTGACTGTGACAAAAGAAGAGAATTCATATCTGGATTTACTGGTTCAAGTG GTACAGCCATAGTTACATTAAATCATGCAGCCCTGTGGACTGATGGTAGATACTACTTGCAAGCGGAGCAACAGTTAAGTGCAGACTGGACTTTAATGAAACAag GTCTACCTGATACTTTAACTGAATCAAAGTGGTTAAATAAG GTCTTACCTGTTGGTGGAAGGATAGGATGTGATCCTAAACTTCTTTCTGttg ATAAATGGAAACCACTACGAAAAGAACTAAAAAGTTTTGGTCATGAACTAATCAGTGTTGAAGACAACCTTGTAGATTTCATTTGGGAAAGTAGACCagatccacccaactctgaacTAATAGTGCTCTCCGATGAGGAAACAG GCTCATCCTGGCAAAATAAAATCAAGCTGGTCAGAGAAAAAATGTCTGAAGAAAATGCCTCTGCTTTAGTGGTTTCTGCACTAGATGAGTTAGCTT GGCTTTTCAACATGAGAGGAGCAGATGTACGTTTCAATCCTGTTTTCTTTGCCTTTGCTGTTGTTGCCACTGACTCTGTCCA TTTATTCATAAATCCTCAGAAACTCTCACCTCAAATACGATCTCATTTGAAGGGTGTTCAGTTGCATCACTATGAAGATATATACAAGTTTTTAGCAAATCTGGTTGATGAACAGACTAGTTCCAAAATATGG ATCAATGGAAATTCAAGTTTTGCCATTTACAGTCAACTTCCAAAA TTTCAAGTACTATTATCACCATCACCCATTGCATTGTTAAAGAGTGTGAAATCCAAAGCAGAAATGGCCGGAATGGAACGAGCTCAG ATCAAAGATGGTGTTGCAATGTgtgaattttttgtttggttggAGAAAGAG TTTGCAAAAGGCACTGTGACTGAAATCTCTGCTGCTGACAAAGCTGAACAGTTTAGAag TGAACAAGAAGATTTTGTTTCCTTGAGTTTTGATACAATTTCTAGTGTTGGACCACATGCTGCTATCATACACTACAA ACCAGTGCCTGATACAGATTGTACTGTAACAAATGATCAGATTTACCTTATCGATTCTGGTGCTCAGtacag AGATGGTACAACAGACACCACAAGAACTATTCATTTAGGCTCACCTTCTAAACATGAACAG GAATGTTTTACAAGAGTTCTTAAAGGTCACATAAACTTGTGCACAGCAATATTCCCAAATGGGATCAAAG GACACATGCTAGATACATTGGCTCGTCAGTATTTATGGGAAGTAGGATTGGATTACAGACATGGAACTGGACATGGCGTTGGAGCTTTTCTCAATGTTCATGAAG GTCCTTGTGGAATCTCATTCAGAATATCTCTCACTGAAGCAAATCTTGAAGAAAACATGGTCTTATCTGATG AGCCAGGTTATTATGAAGATGGAAAGTTTGGTATTAGAATTGAAAACTGTGTGAAAGTGGTGAAGGCAGAAACTAAA CACAATTTTGGTGGTAAAGGTTATTTGAGTTTTGAACCAATTACCCTTGTACccattcaaactaaaatgattGATGCATCTCTACTAACAGAAAAGGAG ATAGAATGGTTGAATGATTATCACACCAAGGTAAGAAACCTTGTTGGGGAAGAACTAAAAAATCAAGGCAAGCTGGAGGTCTACAAGTGGCTCTGCCAGGCCACACAACCTTTGGGCTAA
- the LOC106072612 gene encoding bifunctional coenzyme A synthase-like has product MAKAGLLILTQPLSHLHSLILPIIKQASVVVSDTLYVFLQPALQNQQLSKSTFLYPLGFTKELQSFVKEFYLNSSRLCHNLDIRILLSHISSNPSAHIAVPYSLKKEVSVLLSDSVKFQDSWMQGKNSLTDILKTSFSNIKSDLSFSLLSIGSAESSSSSESEVLELLQTYPNVVLGGTFDQLHTGHKVLLTESCLRCDKKLTVGITDGERNKKKVLWELMEPYEVRWQKVDNFVKEVKPNIVLEAVKIFDPFGPTITDPDLQCIVVSDETKAGGASVNEERIKRGFSSLDMVTIELIEDSCHAEDEESKISSSSYRKRLLGTLLTQVPVKQHLDKCPYRLAITGGIASGKSNVCSELEKLGAKIVNCDLLGHKAYAKGMPAYHKIIQEFGNSVLGEDEEIARPKLGQIVFNDKSKLEKLNSIVWPAIRQLAEEEISGYKKAGAKVVVLEAAVLLEAGWDDMVHEVWTTFVSAEEAIRRLITRNKFNKEDAQKRLDSQISNVDRIARSNVAICPEWEFEVTRKQVEKAWSLLQKRITQA; this is encoded by the exons ATGGCCAAGGCAGGACTCCTTATTTTGACTCAACCATTGTCTCACCTGCACTCCCTCATTTTACCAATCATTAAGCAGGCTTCTGTGGTTGTCAGTGACACATTGTATGTATTTTTACAGCCTGCATTACAAAATCAGCAGCTGTCAAAAAGCACTTTTCTTTACCCTTTGGGCTTTACAAAAGAGTTGCAGTCCTTTGTAAAAGAGTTCTATCTCAACAGTTCCAGGCTTTGTCACAATCTTGATATTAGGATACTACTGTCTCACATAAGTTCTAACCCATCAGCCCACATTGCTGTTccttattctttaaaaaaagaagtctCTGTCCTACTGTCTGATTCAGTTAAATTCCAGGATTCTTGGATGCAAGGAAAAAACTCTTTAACagatatattaaaaacctcTTTTAGTAATATAAAATCAGATCTAAGTTTTAGTTTACTCAGCATTGGAAGTGCAGAATCATCCAGTAGCTCTGAGTCTGAAGTGCTTGAGCTTCTGCAAACCTATCCTAATGTTGTTCTGGGAGGAACATTTGACCAGCTGCATACTGGGCATAAGGTCCTACTAACAGAAAGCTGCTTAAGATGTGATAAGAAGCTAACAGTTGGTATAACAGATGGAGAGAGGAATAAAA AAAAAGTTTTGTGGGAATTAATGGAGCCATATGAAGTCAGATGGCAGAAAGTTGACAACTTTGTCAAGGAAGTCAAACCAAATATAGTCTTAGAGGCTGTTAAAATATTTGACCCATTTGGACCAACAATAACTGACCCAGACTTGCAATGCATTGTTGTTAGTGATGAGACAAAAGCTGGTGGTGCAAGTGTTAATGAAGAGAGGATCAAACGA GGATTTTCAAGCCTAGATATGGTGACTATTGAATTAATAGAGGACTCTTGTCATGCTGAAGATGAAGAAAGCAAAATCAGCTCATCTTCCTATAGAAAAAGGCTGTTGGGAACATTATTGACACAAGTGCCA GTCAAACAACATCTAGATAAATGTCCTTACAGGTTGGCCATTACTGGTGGAATTGCAAGTGGAAAGTCCAATGTTTGTTCTGAATTGGAGAAACTTGGTGCTAAAATTGTCAATTGTGATTTATTAG GTCATAAAGCTTATGCCAAAGGTATGCCTGCTTACCACAAAATCATTCAAGAATTTGGAAATTCTGTACTGGGAGAAGATGAAGAAATAGCTAGACCAAAGTTAGGACAAATAGTTTTCAATGATAAG AGTAAACTTGAAAAGTTAAACAGTATTGTTTGGCCTGCCATCCGACAACTTGCTGAAGAAGAAATCTCTGGCTATAAAAAAG CTGGTGCCAAGGTTGTGGTATTAGAGGCAGCAGTTCTCTTGGAAGCTGGATGGGATGATATGGTACATGAAGTGTGGACAACTTTTGTCTCTGCTGAGGAG GCTATAAGACGTTTGATCACACGAAATAAGTTCAACAAAGAAGATGCTCAGAAAAGACTGGACTCTCAGATTTCTAACGTTGACAGGATAGCTAGGTCGAATGTTGCCATTTGTCCAGAGTGGGAGTTTGAAGTCACCAGAAAGCAg gtCGAAAAGGCTTGGTCCTTATTACAGAAAAGAATTACTCAGGCATAA
- the LOC106072611 gene encoding xaa-Pro aminopeptidase 1-like isoform X5: MNRSSVLNKLRALMHNPAHVSQPLHAYIIPTGDAHQSEYVADCDKRREFISGFTGSSGTAIVTLNHAALWTDGRYYLQAEQQLSADWTLMKQGLPDTLTESKWLNKVLPVGGRIGCDPKLLSVDKWKPLRKELKSFGHELISVEDNLVDFIWESRPDPPNSELIVLSDEETGSSWQNKIKLVREKMSEENASALVVSALDELAWLFNMRGADVRFNPVFFAFAVVATDSVHLFINPQKLSPQIRSHLKGVQLHHYEDIYKFLANLVDEQTSSKIWINGNSSFAIYSQLPKFQVLLSPSPIALLKSVKSKAEMAGMERAQIKDGVAMCEFFVWLEKEFAKGTVTEISAADKAEQFRSEQEDFVSLSFDTISSVGPHAAIIHYKPVPDTDCTVTNDQIYLIDSGAQYRDGTTDTTRTIHLGSPSKHEQECFTRVLKGHINLCTAIFPNGIKGHMLDTLARQYLWEVGLDYRHGTGHGVGAFLNVHEGPCGISFRISLTEANLEENMVLSDEPGYYEDGKFGIRIENCVKVVKAETKHNFGGKGYLSFEPITLVPIQTKMIDASLLTEKEIEWLNDYHTKVRNLVGEELKNQGKLEVYKWLCQATQPLG; this comes from the exons ATGAATCGAAGTAGTGTTCTGAATAAACTTCGTGCTTTGATGCACAACCCAGCTCATGTCAGCCAACCATTACATGCATATATAATACCTACTGGAGATGCACACCAG AGTGAGTATGTTGCTGACTGTGACAAAAGAAGAGAATTCATATCTGGATTTACTGGTTCAAGTG GTACAGCCATAGTTACATTAAATCATGCAGCCCTGTGGACTGATGGTAGATACTACTTGCAAGCGGAGCAACAGTTAAGTGCAGACTGGACTTTAATGAAACAag GTCTACCTGATACTTTAACTGAATCAAAGTGGTTAAATAAG GTCTTACCTGTTGGTGGAAGGATAGGATGTGATCCTAAACTTCTTTCTGttg ATAAATGGAAACCACTACGAAAAGAACTAAAAAGTTTTGGTCATGAACTAATCAGTGTTGAAGACAACCTTGTAGATTTCATTTGGGAAAGTAGACCagatccacccaactctgaacTAATAGTGCTCTCCGATGAGGAAACAG GCTCATCCTGGCAAAATAAAATCAAGCTGGTCAGAGAAAAAATGTCTGAAGAAAATGCCTCTGCTTTAGTGGTTTCTGCACTAGATGAGTTAGCTT GGCTTTTCAACATGAGAGGAGCAGATGTACGTTTCAATCCTGTTTTCTTTGCCTTTGCTGTTGTTGCCACTGACTCTGTCCA TTTATTCATAAATCCTCAGAAACTCTCACCTCAAATACGATCTCATTTGAAGGGTGTTCAGTTGCATCACTATGAAGATATATACAAGTTTTTAGCAAATCTGGTTGATGAACAGACTAGTTCCAAAATATGG ATCAATGGAAATTCAAGTTTTGCCATTTACAGTCAACTTCCAAAA TTTCAAGTACTATTATCACCATCACCCATTGCATTGTTAAAGAGTGTGAAATCCAAAGCAGAAATGGCCGGAATGGAACGAGCTCAG ATCAAAGATGGTGTTGCAATGTgtgaattttttgtttggttggAGAAAGAG TTTGCAAAAGGCACTGTGACTGAAATCTCTGCTGCTGACAAAGCTGAACAGTTTAGAag TGAACAAGAAGATTTTGTTTCCTTGAGTTTTGATACAATTTCTAGTGTTGGACCACATGCTGCTATCATACACTACAA ACCAGTGCCTGATACAGATTGTACTGTAACAAATGATCAGATTTACCTTATCGATTCTGGTGCTCAGtacag AGATGGTACAACAGACACCACAAGAACTATTCATTTAGGCTCACCTTCTAAACATGAACAG GAATGTTTTACAAGAGTTCTTAAAGGTCACATAAACTTGTGCACAGCAATATTCCCAAATGGGATCAAAG GACACATGCTAGATACATTGGCTCGTCAGTATTTATGGGAAGTAGGATTGGATTACAGACATGGAACTGGACATGGCGTTGGAGCTTTTCTCAATGTTCATGAAG GTCCTTGTGGAATCTCATTCAGAATATCTCTCACTGAAGCAAATCTTGAAGAAAACATGGTCTTATCTGATG AGCCAGGTTATTATGAAGATGGAAAGTTTGGTATTAGAATTGAAAACTGTGTGAAAGTGGTGAAGGCAGAAACTAAA CACAATTTTGGTGGTAAAGGTTATTTGAGTTTTGAACCAATTACCCTTGTACccattcaaactaaaatgattGATGCATCTCTACTAACAGAAAAGGAG ATAGAATGGTTGAATGATTATCACACCAAGGTAAGAAACCTTGTTGGGGAAGAACTAAAAAATCAAGGCAAGCTGGAGGTCTACAAGTGGCTCTGCCAGGCCACACAACCTTTGGGCTAA
- the LOC106072613 gene encoding leucine-rich repeat-containing protein 57-like gives MLETTADVNKPMELWELEKFLNNIVKENIEVINLSHRGLTIVTGQLERAKKAHTLLLNHNQLLMPPSELCQLPYLTELVLDNNMLTMLPSGVGNLSKLRILSASHNPLVALPDDLANLSSLQCLWLINCQLASVPPSLGQIKNLKKLGLRNNKLCDLPDELCNLHKLTWLNLDENCLKELPPVVSGWQELLYLSLNDNCFKEVPVVLQSVPSLVSLQLRKNYITSLSDDTIVALSFLTVLDIRENGFHIRPAHWKGLDFIVTNSSHEEEKFESHL, from the exons atgctagaAACCACTGCAGACGTGAACAAGCCAATGGAATTATGGGAACTAGAAAAgtttttgaataatattgttaAAGAAAACATCGAAGTTATTAATTTAAGCCATAGGGGATTAACAATTGTAACAGGACAGCTGGAACGAGCCAAAAAGGCTCACACTCTGTTATTAAACCACAATCAACTTTTGATGCCACCTAGTGAACTATGTCAGTTACCATATTTAACAGAGCTTGTATTAGACAACAATATGCTGACAATGTTACCATCTG gGGTAGGAAACTTATCCAAACTCCGTATTCTGTCAGCGTCTCACAATCCATTAGTGGCATTGCCTGATGATTTGGCCAATCTTTCTTCTTTACAGTGTCTGTGGCTAATCAACTGCCAACTTGCAAGTGTTCCCCCTTCATTAGGGCAGAtcaaaaacttaaagaaattaGGACTCAGAAACAACAAACTATGTGACCTTCCTGACGAGCTTTGCAATCTTCATAAACTGACATGGTTGAATTTGGATGAAAATTGTTTAAAGGAGCTCCCTCCAGTGGTGTCTGGTTGGCAGGAGCTACTCTATCTGAGCTTAAATGACAATTGCTTTAAAGAAGTACCTGTTGTGTTACAAAGTGTTCCCAGTCTTGTTTCATTACAGTTAAGAAAAAATTACATCACAAGCCTTTCTGATGACACTATAGTGGCCTTATCATTTTTAACAGTATTAGATATTAGAGAGAATGGATTTCATATAAGGCCTGCACATTGGAAg GGCCTAGATTTTATTGTTACTAATTCTTCTCATGAGGAGGAAAAATTTGAAAGCCACTTATAG
- the LOC106072611 gene encoding xaa-Pro aminopeptidase 1-like isoform X3, whose translation MSNPQSEEMNRSSVLNKLRALMHNPAHVSQPLHAYIIPTGDAHQSEYVADCDKRREFISGFTGSSGTAIVTLNHAALWTDGRYYLQAEQQLSADWTLMKQGLPDTLTESKWLNKVLPVGGRIGCDPKLLSVDKWKPLRKELKSFGHELISVEDNLVDFIWESRPDPPNSELIVLSDEETGSSWQNKIKLVREKMSEENASALVVSALDELAWLFNMRGADVRFNPVFFAFAVVATDSVHLFINPQKLSPQIRSHLKGVQLHHYEDIYKFLANLVDEQTSSKIWINGNSSFAIYSQLPKFQVLLSPSPIALLKSVKSKAEMAGMERAQIKDGVAMCEFFVWLEKEFAKGTVTEISAADKAEQFRSEQEDFVSLSFDTISSVGPHAAIIHYKPVPDTDCTVTNDQIYLIDSGAQYRDGTTDTTRTIHLGSPSKHEQECFTRVLKGHINLCTAIFPNGIKGHMLDTLARQYLWEVGLDYRHGTGHGVGAFLNVHEGPCGISFRISLTEANLEENMVLSDEPGYYEDGKFGIRIENCVKVVKAETKHNFGGKGYLSFEPITLVPIQTKMIDASLLTEKEIEWLNDYHTKVRNLVGEELKNQGKLEVYKWLCQATQPLG comes from the exons at GAGTAACCCTCAGTCGGAAGAAATGAATCGAAGTAGTGTTCTGAATAAACTTCGTGCTTTGATGCACAACCCAGCTCATGTCAGCCAACCATTACATGCATATATAATACCTACTGGAGATGCACACCAG AGTGAGTATGTTGCTGACTGTGACAAAAGAAGAGAATTCATATCTGGATTTACTGGTTCAAGTG GTACAGCCATAGTTACATTAAATCATGCAGCCCTGTGGACTGATGGTAGATACTACTTGCAAGCGGAGCAACAGTTAAGTGCAGACTGGACTTTAATGAAACAag GTCTACCTGATACTTTAACTGAATCAAAGTGGTTAAATAAG GTCTTACCTGTTGGTGGAAGGATAGGATGTGATCCTAAACTTCTTTCTGttg ATAAATGGAAACCACTACGAAAAGAACTAAAAAGTTTTGGTCATGAACTAATCAGTGTTGAAGACAACCTTGTAGATTTCATTTGGGAAAGTAGACCagatccacccaactctgaacTAATAGTGCTCTCCGATGAGGAAACAG GCTCATCCTGGCAAAATAAAATCAAGCTGGTCAGAGAAAAAATGTCTGAAGAAAATGCCTCTGCTTTAGTGGTTTCTGCACTAGATGAGTTAGCTT GGCTTTTCAACATGAGAGGAGCAGATGTACGTTTCAATCCTGTTTTCTTTGCCTTTGCTGTTGTTGCCACTGACTCTGTCCA TTTATTCATAAATCCTCAGAAACTCTCACCTCAAATACGATCTCATTTGAAGGGTGTTCAGTTGCATCACTATGAAGATATATACAAGTTTTTAGCAAATCTGGTTGATGAACAGACTAGTTCCAAAATATGG ATCAATGGAAATTCAAGTTTTGCCATTTACAGTCAACTTCCAAAA TTTCAAGTACTATTATCACCATCACCCATTGCATTGTTAAAGAGTGTGAAATCCAAAGCAGAAATGGCCGGAATGGAACGAGCTCAG ATCAAAGATGGTGTTGCAATGTgtgaattttttgtttggttggAGAAAGAG TTTGCAAAAGGCACTGTGACTGAAATCTCTGCTGCTGACAAAGCTGAACAGTTTAGAag TGAACAAGAAGATTTTGTTTCCTTGAGTTTTGATACAATTTCTAGTGTTGGACCACATGCTGCTATCATACACTACAA ACCAGTGCCTGATACAGATTGTACTGTAACAAATGATCAGATTTACCTTATCGATTCTGGTGCTCAGtacag AGATGGTACAACAGACACCACAAGAACTATTCATTTAGGCTCACCTTCTAAACATGAACAG GAATGTTTTACAAGAGTTCTTAAAGGTCACATAAACTTGTGCACAGCAATATTCCCAAATGGGATCAAAG GACACATGCTAGATACATTGGCTCGTCAGTATTTATGGGAAGTAGGATTGGATTACAGACATGGAACTGGACATGGCGTTGGAGCTTTTCTCAATGTTCATGAAG GTCCTTGTGGAATCTCATTCAGAATATCTCTCACTGAAGCAAATCTTGAAGAAAACATGGTCTTATCTGATG AGCCAGGTTATTATGAAGATGGAAAGTTTGGTATTAGAATTGAAAACTGTGTGAAAGTGGTGAAGGCAGAAACTAAA CACAATTTTGGTGGTAAAGGTTATTTGAGTTTTGAACCAATTACCCTTGTACccattcaaactaaaatgattGATGCATCTCTACTAACAGAAAAGGAG ATAGAATGGTTGAATGATTATCACACCAAGGTAAGAAACCTTGTTGGGGAAGAACTAAAAAATCAAGGCAAGCTGGAGGTCTACAAGTGGCTCTGCCAGGCCACACAACCTTTGGGCTAA
- the LOC106072611 gene encoding xaa-Pro aminopeptidase 1-like isoform X1, whose amino-acid sequence MSRSNMVWSFALFNNVIHKCNFRLYVVNKRSNMYWHGQKSNPQSEEMNRSSVLNKLRALMHNPAHVSQPLHAYIIPTGDAHQSEYVADCDKRREFISGFTGSSGTAIVTLNHAALWTDGRYYLQAEQQLSADWTLMKQGLPDTLTESKWLNKVLPVGGRIGCDPKLLSVDKWKPLRKELKSFGHELISVEDNLVDFIWESRPDPPNSELIVLSDEETGSSWQNKIKLVREKMSEENASALVVSALDELAWLFNMRGADVRFNPVFFAFAVVATDSVHLFINPQKLSPQIRSHLKGVQLHHYEDIYKFLANLVDEQTSSKIWINGNSSFAIYSQLPKFQVLLSPSPIALLKSVKSKAEMAGMERAQIKDGVAMCEFFVWLEKEFAKGTVTEISAADKAEQFRSEQEDFVSLSFDTISSVGPHAAIIHYKPVPDTDCTVTNDQIYLIDSGAQYRDGTTDTTRTIHLGSPSKHEQECFTRVLKGHINLCTAIFPNGIKGHMLDTLARQYLWEVGLDYRHGTGHGVGAFLNVHEGPCGISFRISLTEANLEENMVLSDEPGYYEDGKFGIRIENCVKVVKAETKHNFGGKGYLSFEPITLVPIQTKMIDASLLTEKEIEWLNDYHTKVRNLVGEELKNQGKLEVYKWLCQATQPLG is encoded by the exons ATGTCCAGATCTAACATGGTTTGGTCCTTTGCGCTTTTCAATAATGTTATACACAAATGCAATTTCAGACTGTATGTTGTAAATAAGCGCAGTAACATGTATTGGCATGGACAAAA GAGTAACCCTCAGTCGGAAGAAATGAATCGAAGTAGTGTTCTGAATAAACTTCGTGCTTTGATGCACAACCCAGCTCATGTCAGCCAACCATTACATGCATATATAATACCTACTGGAGATGCACACCAG AGTGAGTATGTTGCTGACTGTGACAAAAGAAGAGAATTCATATCTGGATTTACTGGTTCAAGTG GTACAGCCATAGTTACATTAAATCATGCAGCCCTGTGGACTGATGGTAGATACTACTTGCAAGCGGAGCAACAGTTAAGTGCAGACTGGACTTTAATGAAACAag GTCTACCTGATACTTTAACTGAATCAAAGTGGTTAAATAAG GTCTTACCTGTTGGTGGAAGGATAGGATGTGATCCTAAACTTCTTTCTGttg ATAAATGGAAACCACTACGAAAAGAACTAAAAAGTTTTGGTCATGAACTAATCAGTGTTGAAGACAACCTTGTAGATTTCATTTGGGAAAGTAGACCagatccacccaactctgaacTAATAGTGCTCTCCGATGAGGAAACAG GCTCATCCTGGCAAAATAAAATCAAGCTGGTCAGAGAAAAAATGTCTGAAGAAAATGCCTCTGCTTTAGTGGTTTCTGCACTAGATGAGTTAGCTT GGCTTTTCAACATGAGAGGAGCAGATGTACGTTTCAATCCTGTTTTCTTTGCCTTTGCTGTTGTTGCCACTGACTCTGTCCA TTTATTCATAAATCCTCAGAAACTCTCACCTCAAATACGATCTCATTTGAAGGGTGTTCAGTTGCATCACTATGAAGATATATACAAGTTTTTAGCAAATCTGGTTGATGAACAGACTAGTTCCAAAATATGG ATCAATGGAAATTCAAGTTTTGCCATTTACAGTCAACTTCCAAAA TTTCAAGTACTATTATCACCATCACCCATTGCATTGTTAAAGAGTGTGAAATCCAAAGCAGAAATGGCCGGAATGGAACGAGCTCAG ATCAAAGATGGTGTTGCAATGTgtgaattttttgtttggttggAGAAAGAG TTTGCAAAAGGCACTGTGACTGAAATCTCTGCTGCTGACAAAGCTGAACAGTTTAGAag TGAACAAGAAGATTTTGTTTCCTTGAGTTTTGATACAATTTCTAGTGTTGGACCACATGCTGCTATCATACACTACAA ACCAGTGCCTGATACAGATTGTACTGTAACAAATGATCAGATTTACCTTATCGATTCTGGTGCTCAGtacag AGATGGTACAACAGACACCACAAGAACTATTCATTTAGGCTCACCTTCTAAACATGAACAG GAATGTTTTACAAGAGTTCTTAAAGGTCACATAAACTTGTGCACAGCAATATTCCCAAATGGGATCAAAG GACACATGCTAGATACATTGGCTCGTCAGTATTTATGGGAAGTAGGATTGGATTACAGACATGGAACTGGACATGGCGTTGGAGCTTTTCTCAATGTTCATGAAG GTCCTTGTGGAATCTCATTCAGAATATCTCTCACTGAAGCAAATCTTGAAGAAAACATGGTCTTATCTGATG AGCCAGGTTATTATGAAGATGGAAAGTTTGGTATTAGAATTGAAAACTGTGTGAAAGTGGTGAAGGCAGAAACTAAA CACAATTTTGGTGGTAAAGGTTATTTGAGTTTTGAACCAATTACCCTTGTACccattcaaactaaaatgattGATGCATCTCTACTAACAGAAAAGGAG ATAGAATGGTTGAATGATTATCACACCAAGGTAAGAAACCTTGTTGGGGAAGAACTAAAAAATCAAGGCAAGCTGGAGGTCTACAAGTGGCTCTGCCAGGCCACACAACCTTTGGGCTAA